A stretch of DNA from Flavobacteriaceae bacterium MAR_2009_75:
ACTTTCATCTACTTGCTGAATGATATGCTTTCTCGACAAACCTCTGTCATTTTCGCCTTGCCCCATACTCCCTCTAACTTTCGTTGCCAAAACGAGGTCGTCTCTTTTTATCGAAAGATTTTTAATTGCTTTTCCAATCATTATTTCTGAAAGTCCTTCTGAATAAATGTTGGCAGTATCTATAAAATTGACGCCTGCATCAATTACGGTTTTTATTTGTTGGTCCACTTCTTGCTGACCTAAATCACCCATATAGCTGAAAAATCCTTTTCCGCCATAATTCATTGTTCCCAAACATAGTGTTGAGACTTTTAAGCCTGTGTTACCTAAAATTTTGTAGTTCATTTTTATTGTTTTTGTACTGTGCAAAGTTCGCCGACTAACAAAAACAATATGTAACTAAATTCAGTTGTGTTGTAACCGAAATGAAGATTTTTACCTAAATTTTAATGGCTCGCACAGATTTTTACCTATTACAGCTAACGAGTTACGTGGTTTAGCATGTAATTTAGCACTCGGTAGTTAAATCTTTGAAAAAGTCTTTTATGTCTTTTGCCATTAAGTCTGGCTGTTCCATTCCAGCAAAATGTCCACCAGCCGGCATTTCGGTCCAATGAGTCATATTGAAACCTTTTTCGATATATGAACGTGGTGGCGTAGGCAATTCTTTTGGGAATTTTGCAAACCCAACCGGAATTTTTATAAAATCGTTTTCGCCAAATTTTAAGGGGTGTTTACTGTTTTCATTATACATTCGGATTGATGAATGAATAGTTTGAGTAATCCAATAGAGTGTCACGTTGGCAAGTAGTTCATCCTTTGTAAACACAGAATGGATTTCTTCATTGTTATCGCTCCACGAATTAAATTTTTCAATGATCCAAGCGCATAATCCAATGGATGAATCATTTAATCCAAAAGCCAATGTTATGGGCTTGGTACTTTGTATGTGAGAATATGCAGCTTCTTTAGAAGCCCAATCCAATGCGTATTTTGGAAGGCTACTACTTCATCTGTCAATTGCTCCCCGTCTTTTAAAAACGGTGTATAAGAGCCAGAAATGTAATTCAGGTGCAAACCAATTAGGTTTAGAGGATATTTTAAAGCGAGCCAAGAGCTAACTCCAGAACCAATATCGCCACCTTGTGCCCCATATCTTTCATACCCTAATTCCATCATTAACTTGTGCCATAAATGAGCCACGAATTCTGAATTGCAACCTTCAACCTGACTTTTACCGGAATACCCAAATCCAATAACGGAAGGAATCACTAAATCAAAGGAAATTTCATCATTATCAGTCAACATAGGTATAAGCTTAAGCATTTCGATAAAGGAACCCGGCCAACCGTGAGTTATGATTAATGGAATGTTTTTTTCCCCTTTTCCTTTAACGTGTATAAAGTGGATGTCATAACCATCAATGGTTGCAATGAAATTCGGGAAAGAATTTATTTCAGCCTCTACTTTTCTCCAGTTAAATTCGTACAGCCAATAATTGGATAATTCTTTCATAAAAGAAAGGTTGGTTCCGTAAATCCAATTTGAGTTGGATATTTCATCTGGCCAACATGTATTTTTAATTCTATTCTTTAAGTCGTCAAGAATTTCTTCGGAAATATTTGCTGAAAATGGTTTTATCATTTTAATTATTGGTTCAATTTTTTTGTTCTAACTCAAATGGCAGTTAACGATTTTGTATATGAGCTGTGGCGTATCTGGGCACGAAACTCTTCAAATAAAAACTGGCTTCGGAAAATCAGAAGGTTTTTTCAAGTGGGGATTGACCGAGCCACGATTCACATACTCTGTTGGCAATTGCCTTTATTCTGTTCTGGCTTAATCAGGTTTTTTTCCTTTCAATAGAGCATAAATTGCCATTGAATGTCCGTGTCCTAATTCAAATTCTTGTTTTAACCAATCTGTAATTTGGGTCGCTTTTACTCCATCTTTAATTTTTCCATTTTGGGTAAATCCCTTTTTTTTGGCAAGTTCCTTAAAGTCCGATGGTGTTTTTCCTGTTTTTACTTGAATATTATCGAGATAAGCTTGAAATGACATTTTAAATGATTTAATTTTTTATTTTAATTGCATATGATGTTATTGATTTTACTTTCGCACCTTTCGCTCCACTAAATTCGTAAAAGTCCGAAAACGCATATTCTTTTCCGTTCTGCATTTTCATAATTCCGCTTACAGCACCTTCTTTTCCGTGAGTTAAAATTCGGTCGAGTGTTAATTCCGATGCTTTTTTCGTTTTCATCTTTTCCAATTCCAATATAAACTTTTCTTTTCCCTCAATTTTTTTGTCGCCAATGATTTGCCAAATAATTTTGTCCGTTACGCTCTCTGTCAGAAAATCCAAATTTCCTTTCGCAAAGGCGATATTAATCTCTTTTAGAAACTCTTTTTTAGGTGCATTTCCGCAATCAGCACTTACGGTTATTTTTGTCATTTTTCCGAATCTTTAATTTCGGTTTCGAGTTTTTTTCAGCTTGTAGGTTGTCGTACCGAAAGGTACGTAAAAAGCAAAAAAACAAGTGAGCACACCAGATTGCATATAGCTGCTGATATGTACAGTTGTCCTCGATGACACCTGAAGGTGATAAAAATAGGATGGTCCCTTATCCTACGGCCCTTGCAATCTGACATAGCGCGGTGATGATGTCGACTTGCTTTGGGCTGCATTGTCTGCGAAGCGGCGCAGTTAAAAGTACGCCGCAGGCGTATTCGACATCATCGTTTATGTATATGGAAAGTTGCGGGTTTGCACTTATTAGCTATGTTTTATACCCAATGTTACCTACTGCCATTTTTTAGATGTTTCTTTTTGTTTTTTGTTATTCTGTAAATGTGGTTTTTGTAAGTTCAAGGCTGCCACTCCACAGGTCTCTTTGAAAAACCTTGCTATAAGAATCAACAGATGTTTTAACAACTTTTCCATCCGAGAAATAAATTCCTTTTAAGTCTTTGTACTTCTCAGAATACGCAAGGTTTGCTAAATTTCTTCCCGCTTGAGCTGGTGTATGTATGTTGCTTTTTATTAGGGTCAAAACAGGGAATACGTTTTTCCATAAAAATCGCATTACAGGTGTGTAAGTTCTTGCAAGACCTGTACCTGGTGTCATTCCTGGGTCATAAGCATTTACTCGGATATTTGTGTGCTTTAATCGCTCTTGTAATTCATATGTGGTCATTATGTTACACAATTTTGAAGTAGAATACCTTCTTTGTCCAACTATGTTAGGTTTTTCGGAAGTTTCTTTTGGGAAAGCAAGCTCTTGAACACTGGTATAAATAGGTGGTTCTATTGGTGTTCTAAGTGCTGGGTCGTGTGTTTCGCTAGATGTGAATGTTATGTGCCCTTCATTTTTGATTAAGGGTAGCAATTGCATAGTCAAGGCAAACGAACCGAGATGATTTACACCAAATGTTTGCTCAAATCCATCTGCCGTATATTGTGTTTCGCCAATATTCTGTACTCCTGCATTATTTATCAAGATAGAAATGGAGTTGTTTTTTTCTTTGGCAAATGATTCAGAGAACTTTCTTATAGATTCTAAAGAAGCCAAATCCAATTCCAGGCATTTTAGGTTTTTATGACCTGTCTTGTCTTTTATTTTTTCTATGATGTCTTTTCCTGCTCCAATATTTCTGGCAGGAATGATAATTTGTTCGTTTTTGGCAATTTGAGCCATTTGTAAAGCACACTCAAAACCAATTCCACTGGTTGCTCCTGTAATAATTATTGAATCCATTTTTTTTTGTTTTCTATTAAAATGATGAAGCAAAGCTCAGCACTTCAAAAGCAAAAACTTTTGCCATTTGGCAAATAATGAATTCAGATGCTTTTTCGAATCCTGCTTAACGATGATTGCGTGATTCCTAAATAAGAAGCGAGATAGGAAAGCGGAATTCTGTTGGCTAAATTCGGAAACTTCTCTAAAAAACTAAGATACCTTGTTTTGGCATCTTCGGCTAGCATGGGGCTTAGTTTATTTACCTTTTCAACCAATGCTTTTTCTGTTATTTTATAGATAATGCTGTCCCACTGAATGATAGTAGCTGACAAATCGTTGAGTGATTCTGTAGAAAATACAAGTAGTGAACAATCTGTTACAGCCTGTACATATTCTGAAGAGGGAATTTTTTGATTGAAACTGTTTATATCCACTGCAAAATTGTTTTCATCAACAAAGTATTTGGTGATTTCATCCCCTTCGCTGTTATAGTAACATACCCGTAAAATACCTTCTTCAATAAAAGCTACTTGTTTTGGTATTTTTCCTGCTTCGGAAAAGTAATCCCCTTTTTTCAACACCAATACCTGTAATTTTCTTTGTATCAAGTCAATTTGCTGTTGATTTAGCTGCCCAAATTCCAATAGATAGTTTATTAATTTGTCCATAGTCACAAAGGTGGTCATTGCATTTTATTCGGAATTTGTCAAATGGCAAAAAGCTTGATTGATTTTGGTATTATGCTATTTGTACGGTTTTTCTGATTGCGGGTAACACAGGGCTATGTGAAGTC
This window harbors:
- a CDS encoding pimeloyl-ACP methyl ester carboxylesterase (manually curated); its protein translation is MIKPFSANISEEILDDLKNRIKNTCWPDEISNSNWIYGTNLSFMKELSNYWLYEFNWRKVEAEINSFPNFIATIDGYDIHFIHVKGKGEKNIPLIITHGWPGSFIEMLKLIPMLTDNDEISFDLVIPSVIGFGYSGKSQVEGCNSEFVAHLWHKLMMELGYERYGAQGGDIGSGVSSWLALKYPLNLIGLHLNYISGSYTPFLKDGEQLTDEVVAFQNTALDWASKEAAYSHIQSTKPITLAFGLNDSSIGLCAWIIEKFNSWSDNNEEIHSVFTKDELLANVTLYWITQTIHSSIRMYNENSKHPLKFGENDFIKIPVGFAKFPKELPTPPRSYIEKGFNMTHWTEMPAGGHFAGMEQPDLMAKDIKDFFKDLTTEC
- a CDS encoding NAD(P)-dependent dehydrogenase (short-subunit alcohol dehydrogenase family), whose amino-acid sequence is MDSIIITGATSGIGFECALQMAQIAKNEQIIIPARNIGAGKDIIEKIKDKTGHKNLKCLELDLASLESIRKFSESFAKEKNNSISILINNAGVQNIGETQYTADGFEQTFGVNHLGSFALTMQLLPLIKNEGHITFTSSETHDPALRTPIEPPIYTSVQELAFPKETSEKPNIVGQRRYSTSKLCNIMTTYELQERLKHTNIRVNAYDPGMTPGTGLARTYTPVMRFLWKNVFPVLTLIKSNIHTPAQAGRNLANLAYSEKYKDLKGIYFSDGKVVKTSVDSYSKVFQRDLWSGSLELTKTTFTE
- a CDS encoding CRP-like cAMP-binding protein, whose product is MTTFVTMDKLINYLLEFGQLNQQQIDLIQRKLQVLVLKKGDYFSEAGKIPKQVAFIEEGILRVCYYNSEGDEITKYFVDENNFAVDINSFNQKIPSSEYVQAVTDCSLLVFSTESLNDLSATIIQWDSIIYKITEKALVEKVNKLSPMLAEDAKTRYLSFLEKFPNLANRIPLSYLASYLGITQSSLSRIRKSI